One genomic segment of Nocardia spumae includes these proteins:
- a CDS encoding esterase/lipase family protein, whose protein sequence is MSDRQQAEIRALARLAGDELGGAVDGVAAVHRAISDHVFAAVRQGVGPAARPAQVVHDTIADNMYRIVSGAAVSAGMLAEHAATFSGIPAPSRTVFGSGVLAALQGLIGDTLAQQRPILAAPMMFRSDGEAAAPERFAKHITNPSGRVVIFLHGLAETEHAWRLGGRPTYAERLEADLGCSSVQVRYNSGLHISENAQQLNDLLERLVEHWPVEIEQLSLVGHSMGGLIARGACFAAVEDRRSWVRQVRQVVCLGSPHLGAPLEQFVHYLSAALVRVPETRPFGRLLRRRSAGIRDLRHGSLVDGDWDGADPDALRRRAIREVPLLEGADHYFVTATITRSPRHPLGRVIGDGLVLTTSGSGRNRARRIGFDDTNGLHLTGANHFTLLNHETVYEALTHWLCGEREQKSLRPG, encoded by the coding sequence ATGAGCGATCGGCAGCAGGCGGAGATCAGGGCGCTCGCCCGGTTGGCCGGCGATGAACTCGGTGGTGCCGTCGACGGGGTCGCCGCGGTGCACCGTGCCATCTCCGATCACGTCTTCGCGGCCGTGCGGCAAGGGGTCGGCCCAGCCGCACGGCCGGCGCAGGTGGTACACGACACCATCGCCGACAACATGTACCGGATCGTCAGCGGTGCCGCGGTGTCGGCAGGCATGCTGGCCGAACATGCCGCGACGTTTTCCGGTATACCCGCCCCGTCGCGCACGGTTTTCGGCTCCGGCGTCCTCGCGGCCCTACAAGGCTTGATCGGCGACACTCTCGCGCAGCAGCGGCCGATCCTGGCCGCGCCCATGATGTTTCGGTCCGATGGCGAAGCAGCGGCACCCGAGCGGTTCGCGAAGCACATCACGAACCCCAGCGGTCGGGTCGTGATCTTCCTGCACGGATTGGCGGAAACCGAACACGCTTGGCGGCTCGGCGGCAGACCGACCTATGCCGAACGACTCGAGGCCGATCTCGGCTGCTCATCGGTTCAGGTGCGATACAACAGCGGTCTGCACATTTCCGAGAACGCCCAGCAACTGAACGATCTGTTAGAGCGCCTCGTCGAGCACTGGCCGGTCGAGATCGAACAGTTGTCGCTGGTCGGCCATTCGATGGGTGGGCTCATCGCCCGTGGCGCGTGTTTCGCCGCCGTCGAGGACCGACGTTCCTGGGTACGGCAGGTGCGCCAGGTGGTCTGCCTCGGGTCACCTCATCTGGGTGCGCCGCTCGAGCAATTCGTCCATTACCTCTCCGCGGCACTGGTCCGCGTCCCGGAGACCCGCCCGTTCGGACGGCTACTACGCCGCCGCAGTGCGGGCATCCGAGATCTGCGCCATGGTTCACTGGTCGATGGGGACTGGGACGGTGCGGACCCGGACGCGTTGCGTCGCCGAGCGATCCGCGAGGTCCCGCTTCTCGAGGGCGCCGATCACTATTTCGTCACCGCGACGATAACTCGCAGCCCGCGCCATCCCCTGGGCCGAGTCATCGGGGACGGTTTGGTGCTGACCACGAGCGGTTCGGGCCGGAATCGCGCCCGCCGCATCGGTTTCGACGACACCAACGGTCTGCACCTGACCGGGGCGAATCATTTCACCCTGCTCAACCACGAGACAGTCTATGAAGCCTTGACCCACTGGCTGTGCGGCGAGCGCGAACAGAAGTCGCTGCGTCCAGGCTGA
- the soxR gene encoding redox-sensitive transcriptional activator SoxR, protein MTPPHPEVAEVTIGELAERSGVPASALRFYERQGLIHSRRTTGNQRRYTRATLRQVAFIRASHHLGIPLSVIGKVLALLPPGEIPGQEFWARASDCWTEDINSRIARLERMRDRFSECIGCGCLSFQQCALVNPNDELGKEGSGPRRLFDN, encoded by the coding sequence GTGACACCGCCGCATCCTGAAGTCGCCGAAGTGACGATCGGCGAACTGGCCGAACGCAGTGGCGTTCCGGCCTCGGCGCTGCGCTTCTATGAGCGGCAGGGGCTCATCCACAGTCGTCGCACCACCGGGAATCAGCGTCGCTATACCCGTGCGACGTTGCGGCAGGTTGCCTTCATCCGCGCCTCACACCATCTGGGCATTCCCCTGTCGGTGATCGGCAAGGTCCTGGCACTGCTGCCACCCGGTGAAATACCGGGCCAGGAGTTCTGGGCCAGGGCGTCCGATTGCTGGACCGAGGACATCAACTCCAGAATCGCGCGGCTGGAGCGGATGCGCGATCGGTTCTCCGAATGCATCGGCTGCGGCTGCCTGTCGTTCCAGCAATGCGCACTCGTCAACCCGAACGACGAACTCGGCAAAGAGGGTTCGGGTCCGCGGCGGCTCTTCGACAACTGA
- a CDS encoding NADPH-dependent FMN reductase — MTASESPLTLAVIVGSTRTGRFGPTVANWFVEHAEQRAGITVDVIDLAESPLPERLSTELGAQEAAAPAAVSPRLAAADAFVVVTPEYNHSYPAPLKNAIDWHYTQWQAKPIGFVSYGGMAGGLRAVEHLRQVFTELHAVTVRETVSFHNAMSASGELTSTAASDAAAAKLIDQLLWFGRALEVARSEHPYAA; from the coding sequence ATGACCGCATCCGAAAGTCCACTGACCCTCGCCGTGATCGTCGGCAGCACCCGCACGGGCCGATTCGGCCCGACAGTCGCCAACTGGTTCGTCGAACACGCCGAGCAGCGTGCGGGAATCACCGTCGATGTCATCGACCTCGCGGAATCGCCTCTGCCCGAACGGCTGTCGACCGAACTCGGGGCGCAGGAGGCCGCGGCACCGGCGGCTGTCAGCCCGCGCCTCGCGGCCGCCGACGCATTCGTCGTGGTGACACCGGAGTACAACCACAGCTATCCCGCGCCGCTGAAGAACGCCATCGACTGGCATTACACCCAGTGGCAAGCCAAGCCGATCGGATTCGTCTCCTACGGCGGCATGGCAGGCGGACTTCGCGCAGTCGAGCACCTTCGGCAGGTCTTCACCGAACTGCATGCGGTGACTGTTCGCGAAACCGTGAGCTTTCACAACGCCATGAGCGCATCGGGCGAGCTGACATCCACGGCGGCCAGTGACGCCGCCGCCGCGAAGTTGATCGATCAACTCCTCTGGTTCGGCCGAGCCCTGGAAGTCGCTCGATCCGAGCACCCCTACGCCGCCTGA
- a CDS encoding GTP pyrophosphokinase: MKALQPSPSADDEPPGNRERVTIDDVRALREQFRDFMLGYKFAIDEITTKINILREDFSNTHEYNPIEHVRSRLKSPESVLEKAQRKNYAMNLSSIRANVLDIAGVRVVCSFISDIVVIRDMLVGQEDITLLDERDYITHRKPNGYRSLHLIVSIPVFRSDRTERMPVEIQIRTIAMDFWASLEHKIHYKYSGEVPPNLRGDLARAAEVAGQLDEKMEALHRQVEHTTHTPPDPLDSLDLGRLYSLATNLSHSRRT; this comes from the coding sequence ATGAAAGCCCTGCAGCCGAGTCCCAGCGCCGACGACGAGCCTCCCGGCAACCGGGAGCGGGTCACCATCGATGACGTCCGAGCGCTTCGCGAGCAGTTCCGCGATTTCATGCTCGGCTACAAGTTCGCGATCGACGAAATCACAACCAAGATCAACATCTTGCGTGAGGACTTCAGCAACACACACGAGTACAACCCGATCGAGCACGTGAGGTCGCGGCTCAAGTCACCCGAAAGCGTTCTGGAAAAGGCTCAGCGCAAGAACTACGCGATGAACCTATCCTCCATTCGAGCGAACGTGCTCGACATCGCAGGGGTCCGGGTGGTCTGCAGCTTTATCTCCGATATCGTCGTGATCAGAGACATGCTCGTCGGCCAGGAGGACATCACGCTGCTGGACGAACGCGACTACATCACGCACCGCAAACCGAACGGCTACCGGAGCCTGCATCTGATCGTGTCGATCCCGGTGTTCCGCTCCGACCGCACCGAGCGGATGCCGGTCGAAATCCAGATCCGCACCATCGCGATGGACTTCTGGGCGAGCCTCGAACACAAGATCCACTACAAGTACAGCGGCGAGGTGCCTCCGAATCTCCGCGGCGATCTGGCCCGAGCCGCCGAGGTGGCCGGGCAGCTGGACGAGAAGATGGAGGCCCTGCACCGACAGGTCGAGCACACCACGCACACCCCGCCCGATCCTCTCGATTCACTGGACCTCGGCCGGCTGTACAGCCTCGCCACGAACCTCTCCCACAGCCGGCGAACCTGA
- a CDS encoding agmatine deiminase family protein: MRRRAFLQASMTAIGTMLLAGCDDRDLPGGGGTTSSGTHDGRRWMMPEEGQPHARTWMAFGASERIWGAKLLPQAQHDLATIATTIAGFEPVSMLVRPGEMGLAQTLVGGANVELIPAEIDDLWMRDTGPVFVTGPSGHAGVDFNFNGWGGKQEHRRDAKVAALVTGRAGVERLRTDLVLEGGALEVDGEGTAIITESCVLDNNRNRGWKKPDVEKELAYLLGIEKVIWLPGITGHDITDGHTDFYARFAGPGVVVAGLDNDEESFDYDVTRRHLDILHNATDAHGRPLEIETLEAPSELRFRDAGEDFAAGYINFYVCNGGVIAPQFGAPETDAAAHSTLQRLFPDRQVVQIAIDGIAAGGGGIHCTTQQQPAA; encoded by the coding sequence ATGCGGCGACGCGCATTCCTTCAGGCCTCGATGACTGCGATCGGCACCATGCTGCTGGCGGGCTGCGATGACCGAGACCTGCCGGGGGGCGGCGGCACGACCAGCAGCGGTACACACGATGGGAGACGGTGGATGATGCCCGAGGAAGGGCAGCCGCACGCGCGGACCTGGATGGCCTTCGGTGCCAGCGAACGCATCTGGGGCGCGAAACTGCTGCCGCAAGCCCAACACGACTTGGCTACCATCGCCACCACTATCGCCGGGTTCGAACCAGTGTCGATGCTGGTACGCCCCGGCGAGATGGGGCTGGCCCAGACTCTGGTCGGGGGCGCGAACGTCGAGTTGATCCCTGCTGAGATCGATGATCTGTGGATGCGTGACACCGGCCCGGTGTTCGTCACCGGCCCCAGCGGACATGCCGGGGTGGACTTCAATTTCAACGGCTGGGGCGGAAAACAAGAGCACCGCCGCGACGCGAAAGTCGCCGCGCTGGTCACCGGCCGCGCCGGGGTCGAGCGGCTACGCACCGACCTGGTGCTCGAAGGCGGCGCCCTCGAGGTCGACGGGGAGGGTACCGCGATCATCACCGAAAGTTGCGTGCTCGACAACAACCGGAATCGGGGCTGGAAGAAGCCCGACGTAGAGAAGGAACTCGCCTACCTACTCGGCATCGAGAAGGTGATCTGGCTGCCGGGCATCACTGGGCACGACATCACCGACGGCCACACCGATTTCTACGCCCGCTTCGCCGGACCCGGGGTGGTGGTCGCCGGGCTCGACAACGACGAGGAGTCCTTCGACTACGACGTGACCCGCCGGCACCTCGACATCCTGCACAACGCGACCGACGCGCACGGCCGTCCGCTCGAGATCGAAACGCTGGAGGCGCCAAGCGAATTGCGCTTTCGGGACGCCGGCGAAGACTTCGCCGCCGGCTACATCAACTTCTACGTCTGCAACGGCGGCGTGATCGCCCCGCAGTTCGGTGCCCCGGAAACCGATGCGGCCGCGCACTCCACGCTGCAGCGCCTGTTTCCGGATCGCCAGGTCGTGCAGATCGCCATCGACGGTATCGCCGCGGGCGGCGGCGGCATCCATTGCACCACCCAGCAGCAACCCGCAGCCTGA
- a CDS encoding TetR/AcrR family transcriptional regulator, translated as MSKRRTQILEAAVRVIARDGVRGLRIEKLAAAAGVSTALIYYHFHDRAGVLHAALEHINHRATNYTDHALAHADARVRVETMLLLELQDSDDVRETSIAWGELRASAVFHPDLREALRTTTDAWNADIAALIGHAQDAGTISTGIDAIAAAERLTALVEGLSQRWNSGSISLDRARALLTDAISVELDHRR; from the coding sequence GTGTCGAAGCGTCGAACCCAGATCTTGGAAGCCGCCGTCCGCGTCATCGCCCGCGACGGCGTCCGCGGATTGCGCATCGAGAAACTCGCCGCCGCGGCGGGAGTGTCCACTGCGCTCATCTACTACCACTTCCATGACCGCGCCGGAGTGCTGCACGCCGCACTCGAACACATCAACCACCGCGCCACGAACTACACCGACCACGCCCTCGCCCACGCAGATGCCCGCGTCCGAGTCGAAACCATGCTGCTGCTGGAACTGCAAGACAGCGACGACGTCCGGGAAACCAGTATCGCCTGGGGCGAACTACGCGCCAGCGCGGTGTTCCATCCCGACCTGCGCGAAGCCTTGCGCACCACCACCGACGCCTGGAACGCCGACATCGCGGCACTGATCGGCCACGCCCAAGACGCCGGTACGATCAGCACCGGGATCGACGCCATCGCCGCCGCTGAACGCCTCACCGCCCTTGTCGAAGGACTCAGCCAGCGCTGGAACAGCGGCTCGATCAGCCTCGACCGAGCTCGCGCACTGCTCACCGACGCCATCAGCGTCGAACTCGACCATCGCCGCTGA
- a CDS encoding nitroreductase family deazaflavin-dependent oxidoreductase yields the protein MIARNVLPDIAHPDVDTVLIVRSAVAEVFADLERGSWPKELISCTAFVSTDGEKNVTYTQWRNGEAGREYLTGFAGIEAVEYRLYRSSVGVNPPVPGCIVILDVEFDGPDHDRQRRWVDTVFDAMAGETDPHPGGISGHFHVSTDGTRVLPYAEWTTADAHRDAIERSGQGMIGSGSGWRRVKEFPGVTDSGFTRYHLLHSLSESSAPEPDDVHDSPTDWVADHIRDYVETDGQSGHLYQGWPSLLLTTRGRKSGKLRRTALIYGEDDDRYVLVASNAGSPTHPAWYLNLLADPDVTVQVGAEKFTGRARPATAEEKPPLWHLMTAIFPLYDTYQAKSHREIPLVVIERRTQEV from the coding sequence ATGATCGCCCGTAATGTATTGCCCGACATCGCACATCCCGACGTCGACACCGTCCTGATCGTGAGGTCGGCGGTGGCGGAGGTCTTCGCCGATCTGGAACGCGGCTCCTGGCCGAAGGAACTCATCTCGTGCACCGCGTTCGTGAGCACCGACGGTGAGAAGAACGTCACCTACACCCAGTGGCGAAACGGCGAAGCCGGCCGCGAATATCTGACCGGATTCGCAGGCATCGAAGCAGTTGAATATCGGCTGTATCGCAGCAGCGTTGGGGTGAATCCACCGGTTCCAGGATGCATCGTCATCCTCGACGTCGAGTTCGACGGACCCGATCACGATCGGCAACGACGCTGGGTCGATACGGTTTTCGACGCAATGGCCGGCGAAACCGACCCACACCCCGGCGGTATCTCCGGCCACTTCCACGTCAGCACCGACGGCACCCGAGTGCTCCCCTACGCGGAATGGACAACTGCGGACGCCCATCGCGACGCGATCGAACGGTCGGGCCAAGGCATGATCGGATCAGGCAGCGGCTGGCGGCGAGTGAAAGAATTCCCTGGGGTCACCGACAGCGGATTCACGCGATACCACCTGCTGCACAGCCTATCCGAGAGTTCGGCGCCCGAACCCGACGACGTCCACGACAGCCCGACAGACTGGGTGGCGGACCACATCCGAGACTACGTCGAGACCGACGGGCAGAGTGGCCACCTCTACCAGGGCTGGCCCTCGCTGCTGCTCACCACGCGCGGAAGGAAATCAGGAAAGCTCCGACGCACCGCGTTGATCTACGGAGAGGACGACGACCGCTACGTCCTGGTGGCCTCGAATGCCGGATCGCCCACCCACCCCGCGTGGTACCTCAACCTGCTCGCGGACCCGGACGTCACAGTCCAGGTCGGAGCGGAGAAATTCACCGGGCGTGCGCGACCGGCGACCGCCGAAGAGAAACCACCGCTGTGGCACCTCATGACCGCGATCTTTCCGCTCTACGACACCTACCAGGCGAAATCCCACCGCGAAATCCCGCTCGTTGTCATCGAACGCCGCACCCAAGAGGTCTGA
- a CDS encoding site-specific integrase, producing the protein MDRTGRETATSILAEYGNAHWDNAMRGVEPKTPDPYRAVWRSRVVKSLGHLPITMVTTGVVDRAVTKWIEAGCGESTIKNTLAALAQVLNQAVGDEVIDRNRVDVTGWQRQLVKYEDEIDDPRSLAPPNWEALQQLADALVEASHGHYRGWGDAVVFAACTAPRIGEVSGCRVGDIDTEQWVRTLRRQTTPGPGGMKDKRTKGKRSRLGPQGGRIATAVLRDTTNWDRVVARLGFEHLRRHDLRHTGLTCSPMPVSRYTGCSGSPATPIRASLSVTCIPISRLSGMTVRSCLSTRRAALAPNWPRIARQRKIPSDRGQRGFSVCRADRI; encoded by the coding sequence GTGGATCGAACAGGTCGAGAAACCGCCACATCGATCCTGGCCGAATACGGAAATGCGCACTGGGACAACGCGATGCGTGGGGTGGAGCCCAAGACTCCGGATCCGTATCGGGCGGTCTGGCGATCGCGGGTGGTGAAGTCGCTCGGACATTTGCCGATCACGATGGTGACAACCGGGGTGGTCGACCGAGCTGTCACGAAGTGGATCGAGGCCGGCTGCGGTGAATCGACCATCAAGAACACCCTCGCGGCACTGGCCCAAGTGCTGAATCAGGCCGTGGGAGACGAGGTGATCGACCGCAACCGCGTCGACGTGACCGGTTGGCAGCGTCAACTCGTCAAGTACGAGGACGAGATCGACGATCCGAGATCGCTGGCTCCGCCGAACTGGGAAGCGCTGCAACAGCTGGCTGACGCACTGGTGGAGGCATCACACGGTCATTATCGCGGTTGGGGAGACGCCGTCGTGTTCGCCGCGTGCACCGCGCCGCGGATCGGCGAGGTTTCGGGTTGCCGAGTGGGCGATATCGACACCGAGCAGTGGGTGCGGACCCTCCGGCGCCAGACAACACCGGGGCCGGGCGGGATGAAAGATAAGCGTACGAAAGGCAAACGGTCCCGGCTGGGGCCACAAGGAGGACGGATCGCAACCGCGGTCCTGCGGGACACAACGAACTGGGACCGAGTAGTGGCCCGACTCGGCTTCGAGCACCTCCGCCGCCACGACCTGCGGCATACAGGGCTCACCTGTTCGCCGATGCCGGTGTCCCGCTACACCGGCTGCAGCGGATCGCCGGCCACACCGATCCGCGCATCACTCAGCGTTACCTGCATCCCGATATCGAGGCTTTCCGGGATGACGGTCAGAAGCTGTCTCAGCACCCGCAGAGCGGCGTTGGCCCCAAATTGGCCCCGGATAGCCCGGCAACGAAAAATCCCCTCCGACCGAGGTCAGAGGGGATTTTCTGTCTGTCGGGCTGACAGGATTTGA